Proteins encoded within one genomic window of Halalkalicoccus subterraneus:
- the queC gene encoding 7-cyano-7-deazaguanine synthase QueC, whose protein sequence is MSEAVVLLSGGMDSATAAYEAKEKGYEIAALHTSYGQRTEGKEYECAQWLAEDLDAADFLHIETDHLSAIGGSSLTDESMAVGDATDEEEIPDTYVPFRNANLLSMAVSYAEARGAEAIYIGAHSEDFAGYPDCRPAFFEAFQDVVDTGTKPETEISIEVPYVEDSKTEIAARGLDLGVPYEHTWSCYREEAPACGTCDSCTYRKEAFERAGSEDPISYAE, encoded by the coding sequence ATGTCAGAAGCCGTCGTCCTCCTCTCGGGGGGCATGGACAGCGCGACCGCCGCCTACGAAGCTAAGGAAAAGGGCTACGAGATCGCGGCCTTGCACACTTCCTACGGCCAGCGGACGGAGGGAAAGGAGTACGAGTGTGCACAGTGGCTCGCCGAGGACCTCGACGCCGCCGACTTCCTGCACATCGAAACCGACCACCTGAGCGCGATCGGCGGGTCGAGTCTGACCGACGAGTCGATGGCGGTCGGCGACGCCACCGACGAGGAAGAAATTCCCGATACGTACGTTCCCTTCCGGAACGCGAACCTGCTGTCGATGGCGGTCTCCTACGCCGAGGCCCGCGGCGCGGAGGCGATCTACATCGGCGCACACTCCGAGGACTTCGCGGGCTATCCCGACTGCCGGCCCGCCTTCTTCGAGGCCTTTCAAGACGTGGTCGACACGGGGACGAAGCCCGAGACGGAGATCTCGATCGAGGTGCCCTACGTCGAGGACTCGAAGACCGAGATCGCAGCGCGCGGGCTCGACCTCGGCGTGCCCTACGAACACACGTGGAGCTGTTATCGCGAGGAAGCGCCGGCCTGCGGAACGTGTGATTCGTGTACCTACCGGAAGGAGGCCTTCGAGCGTGCGGGAAGCGAGGATCCCATCTCGTACGCGGAGTGA